A window from Agelaius phoeniceus isolate bAgePho1 chromosome 13, bAgePho1.hap1, whole genome shotgun sequence encodes these proteins:
- the CHRNA3 gene encoding neuronal acetylcholine receptor subunit alpha-3: MHRGSRALPAACAPPVLAVQLILHSLCPQAVIHSTMESLNTLLLTAAVCFLCQGCGGSEAEHRLYAALFESYNQFVRPVKNVSDPVIIQFEVSMSQLVKVDEVNQIMETNLWLKHIWNDYKLRWNPADYGGAEFIRVPSGQIWKPDIVLYNNAVGDFQVDDKTKALLKYTGDVTWIPPAIFKSSCKIDVTYFPFDYQNCTMKFGSWSYDKAKIDLVLIGSTMNLKDYWESGEWAIIKAPGYKHDIKYNCCEEIYPDITYSLYIRRLPLFYTINMIIPCLLISFLTVLVFYLPSDCGEKVTLCISVLLSLTVFLLVITETIPSTSLVIPLIGEYLLFTMIFVTLSIVITVFVLNVHYRTPKTHTMPVWVRTIFLNLLPRIMFMTRPASDEENNQKPKPLFTSEFSNLNCINGSESKCCKDGFACQDMACSCCQYQRTKFSDFSGNLTRSSSSESVDPMLSFSVLSPEMRDAIESVKYIAENMKMQNEAKEIQDDWKYVAMVIDRIFLWVFILVCILGTAGLFLQPLMAGDEM, from the exons ATGCATCGGGGGAGCcgagccctccctgctgcctgtgctcctccagtCCTGGCAGTGCAGCTCATCCTCCACAGCCTCTGTCCACAGGCAGTAATTCACAGCACCATGGAGAGCCTGAACACTCTCCTTCTAACCGCTGCTGTTTGCTTTCTCTGTCAAG GCTGCGGCGGCTCCGAGGCCGAGCACCGGCTCTACGCGGCCCTCTTCGAGAGCTACAACCAGTTCGTGCGCCCCGTCAAGAACGTCTCGGACCCCGTCATCATCCAGTTCGAGGTGTCCATGTCGCAGCTGGTGAAGGTG GACGAGGTCAACCAGATAATGGAAACCAACTTGTGGCTGAAGCAC ATCTGGAATGATTACAAGCTTCGGTGGAATCCAGCAGACTATGGAGGTGCTGAATTCATCCGAGTTCCATCTGGCCAGATCTGGAAGCCAGATATTGTTTTATATAACAA TGCAGTTGGGGATTTCCAGGTTGATGACAAGACAAAGGCCCTTTTAAAATACACGGGTGATGTGACCTGGATACCTCCAGCTATATTTAAAAGTTCATGTAAAATAGATGTAACCTACTTCCCATTTGATTATCAGAACTGCACCATGAAGTTTGGTTCCTGGTCTTACGACAAAGCCAAAATTGATTTAGTTCTAATTGGCTCGACAATGAACCTGAAAGATTACTGGGAGAGTGGAGAATGGGCTATAATTAAAGCTCCTGGGTACAAACATGACATCAAATACAACTGCTGCGAAGAGATATATCCAGACATCACATATTCTCTTTACATCAGGCGTTTACCTTTATTTTACACTATCAATATGATTATTCCCTGTCTGCTGATTTCTTTTCTGACTGTATTAGTTTTCTATTTGCCCTCAGACTGTGGTGAGAAGGTGACACTCTGCATATCAGTGCTTCTCTCTTTAACAGTGTTCCTTCTTGTTATCACAGAAACCATACCTTCTACTTCCCTGGTAATTCCCCTTATTGGGGAATACCTCCTTTTCACCATGATATTTGTAACTCTATCGATTGTCATTACAGTATTTGTACTGAATGTGCACTACAGAACACCCAAGACACACACAATGCCCGTGTGGGTGAGAACCATTTTCTTGAACTTACTTCCCCGGATCATGTTCATGACAAGGCCTGCCAGTGATGAAGAGAATAATCAGAAGCCAAAACCATTATTCACTTCTGAGTTTTCAAACTTAAATTGCATCAACGGCTCTGAGAGCAAATGCTGCAAAGATGGCTTTGCTTGTCAAGATAtggcctgcagctgctgtcagTATCAGCGCACCAAGTTCTCGGATTTCAGTGGCAATCTCACTAGAAGTTCAAGCTCTGAGTCTGTAGATCCTATGCTTTCATTTTCAGTTCTGTCACCAGAAATGAGAGATGCTATTGAAAGTGTGAAATACATtgcagaaaatatgaaaatgcaGAATGAAGCAAAAGAG attcaGGATGATTGGAAATATGTTGCCATGGTAATTGATCGTATTTTTCTATGGGTTTTCATCCTGGTATGTATTCTAGGAACAGCAGGATTGTTTTTACAACCTCTGATGGCTGGAGATGAAATGTAA